CCATTCCGCCCACGCCAGCGGATTCGACGCCGAGCGTGCCCTCCGCGGCGCCGTCCGGGGCTACCAGCAGCACGTCCCGCAGCACCGTCAACAGGGCTGACCGCACCATCATGACGCCCGGGACTGGATAGGTTTCCGTAACCCGGGCCACTCTCGACTACGCTGGTCCCTGACGAGTACGTCGAGTTTTCAGCTGTATTTCCCCCGTTAATCGCCCATAAGGAGCAAATTCATGGCGCTTATCGATGCCATCCACGCCCGCGAGATCCTCGATTCCCGCGGCAACCCGACCGTAGAAGTTGAAGTCCTCCTTTCCGACGGCCAGATCGGCCGCGCTGCAGTTCCCTCCGGTGCTTCCACCGGTGAGCACGAGGCCGTAGAGCTGCGTGACGGCGACAAGGGCCGTTACCTCGGCAAGGGCGTCCAGAAGGCCGTTGACGCGATCATCGACCAGATCGCTCCGGCCCTGACCGGCTTCGACGCCACGGACCAGCGCAGCATCGACCAGGCCATGCTGGACCTGGACGGCACGCCGAACAAGGGCAAGCTGGGCGCCAACGCCATCCTGGGCGTCTCCCTGGCCGTCGCCAACGCAGCCGCCGCCTCCGCGGACCTGCCCCTGTACAAGTACCTGGGCGGCCCGAACGCCCACGTCCTGCCCGTCCCGCTGATGAACATCCTCAACGGCGGCTCGCACGCGGATTCCGACGTCGACATCCAGGAATTCATGGTTGTCCCGCTGGGTGCCGAGACCTTCTCCGAGGGCCTGCGCTGGGGCGTTGAGGTCTACCACGCCCTCAAGTCCGTGCTCAAGGAAAAGGGCCTCGCCACCGGCCTGGGCGACGAAGGCGGGTTCGCACCCAACCTGCCGTCCAACCGCGCAGCACTGGACCTGATCCAGGAAGCCATCAAGAACGCCGGCTACACCCCCGGCAAGGACATCGCCCTGGCCCTGGACGTGGCCTCCTCCGAGTTCTTCACGGACGGCGCCTACCAGTTTGAAGGCAAGTCCCTGACCTCCGCCGAAATGAGCGCCTACTACACGGAACTCGTGGCCGACTACCCTCTGGTGTCCATCGAGGACCCGCTGGACGAAAACGACTGGGACGGCTGGAAGACCCTCACCGACTCCATCGGCGACAAAGTCCAGCTGGTGGGTGACGACCTGTTCGTGACCAACCCCTCCATCCTGCAGCGCGGCATCGACACCAAGACCGCCAACTCCCTGCTGGTCAAGGTCAACCAGATCGGCTCCCTCACCGAGACGCTCGACGCCGTCAGCCTGGCCCAGCGGGCCGGTTACACCACCATCACCTCGCACCGCTCCGGCGAAACCGAGGACACCACCATCGCCGACATCTCGGTGGCCACCAACGCCGGCCAGATCAAGACCGGTGCCCCGGCCCGCTCGGAGCGTGTTGCCAAGTACAACCAGCTGCTGCGCATCGAAGAGGAACTCGACGATGCGGCACGCTACGCAGGCCGCAGCGCGTTCCCGCGTTTCAAGGGCTAGTAGCCGCGTAAACCAATCAACGGTGGCTATGGTTGAAAGACCATAGCCACCGTTGTTGTTTCGGCATCGTTCCAGCCCAGCTAGTGGCGGCCCCAGGCAGGCTGCGCGTTTCAGGAGTGTCATGGCTACCCGCCGTCCCAAAGTTCCCAAGGTTGCCTCACCCCGTTCGGGCCCACCGCAGGCAACCCATGAGACCACCGACGGCGCGGACGTTATCCGCGCTGATTTTGGTTCGGGAAAGGGGAAGCCGGGCGCCGGCCCAGCTGGCCACGAAGCCTCTGCGCCGATAGCGGGCGCCGCGCGGGACAACCGCCGGACAGCGTTAGCGGACAAGGCCCCGGGGCCACACCCGGCCAAGGGGTCACACCAGGTGAAGGGGTTCGACGCCGGCAGGAAGGGGAGCGGCGCCGAAGGCACCTCCCCGGCGGCCGGCACAGGCGCGGCCGAGGAGCAGCAGCAGCCCGTACCCGCCAAGGCGTTCTCCGGGCGCATGCTCGCACTTGCCGTGGTGATGATTGCCATCACCATCATGCTGGCACCCACGGTCAAGATCTTCTTCGACAAGCGGGCCGAAATAGCAGCCCTGAACGCGGACATCGCTGCCCGTGAGGCCGAAGGCAACAGCCTGCGGCAGCAGGTCTCCCGCTGGCAGGACCCCAATTACGTGAAACAGCAGGCCCGCGACCGCATTAACATGGTTATGCCGGGCGAAACCGGCTACTGGGTCTTCGGCAGCGATTTGCCCGCCGGGGAAAGCAGTAGCCCGACCGGCGCAGCAGCACAAGACCCCGCCGATCTGCCGTGGGTGGATTCCCTGTGGGAGTCCATTACGCGCGCGGCCACAGACTGAACCGCAACAGGAAGGACGGCCAGCGACAGTGGAACCCCACACGGCAGCCGCCCGGGACGAATCCCGCCAACCATCAGCACACGACCTTGAAGTACTAAGCCGCCAACTCGGACGGCCGGTGCGTGACGTGGTGGAAATTCCTGCACGCTGCGTCTGCGGCAATCCCCTGGTCGCCGCCACCGCTCCGCGGCTCGGCAACGGAACGCCATTCCCCACCACCTTCTACCTGACACACCCCGTCATCACCTCGGCAGTCTCCAGGCTGGAAGCGGCAGGGGTTATGAACGAGATGAATGAGCAGCTTTCCGGCGATGAGGAACTGGCCGCCGCCTACCTCTCCGCGCATGAGGCGTACCTTGCAGCCCGCGCCGCCATCGGCGAGCGTTCGGGCATCGGAGCCGTTCCCGAAATCGACGGGATCTCCGCCGGCGGCATGCCCACCCGCGTCAAATGCCTCCACGTCCTGGTGGGCCACTCGCTGGCAGCCGGTCCAGGTGTCAATCCCCTCGGGGACCAGGCCATCGCCGCCATCAGCGACTGGTGGACTGCGGACAGGTGCTACTGCGACGGCGCCTGGGACACCTCCGGGGAAGCGCCCTCCAGGGACCTGAGCCGCCACGGTCCGCAGGGGCTGCCGGACATCGTAGGCCGGCCCGCACCCGTCCGGAAGACCTCCGGGACAACAGGGGCTGCGACATGACGCGCGTCGCCGCCATCGACTGCGGTACCAACTCCATCCGCCTCCTGATCGCGGACATCGGCCACAGCAACGGAACCACCACCCTCACGGATGTTGTGCGCGAAATGCGGGTGGTCCGGCTGGGCCAGGGCGTGGATGCTACGGGTGAACTCGCTCCGGAAGCGCTGGAGCGCACCTTCGCGGCCACCGCCGATTATGCCCGGCTGATCAGGGAGCACGAAGCGGTCGAGGTGCGCTTCGTGGCCACATCGGCCAGCCGTGATGCCCGGAACCGGGACGTCTTCGTGGACGGAATCCGGGCCCTGCTGGGCGTGGAACCGGAGGTCATCTCCGGCGATGAGGAAGCCGCCCTGTCCTTTTCCGGCGCCAGCAGTGTCCTGCCCATCCTGGACGGCCAGGAGGTACTGGTGGTGGATCTCGGCGGCGGAAGCACCGAGTTCGTCCTCGGCACCGCAGCCGGGGTGACAGCGGCCAAATCGGTAGACATCGGATGCGTCCGCCTCACCGAACGCCACTTGCGCCAGGACCCGCCCACCGCGGAACAGATCGCGGCCGCCCAAGCTGACGTGGACGACGCCATCGCCCGCGCACGGCAGGACGTTCCGCTGGAACGCGCCACCGCCGTCGTCGGCGTTGCGGGGTCCATCACCACCATCACCGCGCACGCCCTCCGGCTGCCCAAGTATTCGCCGGACGAAATCCACGGCACCGGATTGCCCCTGGACACGATCCGTGCCGCCGCCAACGATCTCCTGGCCATGGACCGCGCCCACCGCGCCGCGCTGCCCTACATGCACCCGGGGCGGGTGGATGTCATCGGCGCGGGCGGATTGGTGTGGGGCCGGATCCTCGAACGGCTGGCGGAGCTCACCGGCGGGCGCATCTCTACGGCCACGGCCAGCGAACACGACATTCTCGACGGCATCGCCCTGAGCATCGGCTGAGGGCCCATGCAGAAACATGAACCCGGCAAAACACCATCGCCCGGGCGGGCCGGCGCAGCCCTGCTGGCCCTGCTCCTCGCCGCCTGCTGCCTCGGAACAGGCTTGTTCGCCGCACCCGCCGCGCACGCGGACGAGTGGCGCGACAAACAGTACTGGCTGGCTGAATCCGGAATCACCAAGGCCTGGGAGGTCTCCAAAGGTGCCGGCGTGAAGGTGGCCGTGATCGACAGCGGTGTGGACGCCAAGCATCCAGACCTCAAGGGCGCCGTAGTGGGAGGCTACGACGCCTCCGGCTCCGGGCAGCCTGACGGCCAGAAAGTGGTGGGCTCCAAGACCGAACACGGCACACTGGTGGCCACCATGCTCGCCGGACGCGGCCACCAGCCTGCCGACGCCACAGCCAGTCCGTCGCCCGGACCGGCAGCCCTTCCGCCTGACGGAATCGTGGGCGTGGCTCCGGAAGCGCAGATCCTCTCCGTCTCCACCTGGCTGGGCTCGACCAACCCCTCGGGCAAGAGCGACCAGGACCAGATCCCCGAAGCCGTCCGCTGGGCGGTGGACAACGGCGCCAAGGTCATCAACATCTCCCTCGGCAGCACCACCCCGCAGTGGCCGCAAAGCTGGGACGCGGCCTTCCTGTATGCCGAGCAAAAAGACGTGGTGATTGTGGCCGCCGCCGGCAACCGGGTGGGTGGCAACATCCAGGTGGGCGCCCCGGCCACCATTCCGGGCGTCCTTACCGTCGCCGGCCTGGACCGCAAGGGAACCGCGAGTGTTGATGCGTCGTCGCAGGGAATCAGCATCGGTGTCGCGGCGCCCGCCGAGAACCTGCTGGGCGGCGTTCCCGGCGGCAGCTATGCGGAATGGGCAGGAACCTCCGGCTCCACGCCCATTGTTGCCGGGGTCGCCGCACTGATCCGCTCCAAGTGGCCGGACATGACCGCAAAGCAGGTTATCAACAGGATCGTTGCCACGGCCAAGGACGCGGGCGCGCCCGGCAAGGACCCCCTGTACGGCTTTGGTGTGCTCAATGCGGAGGCTGCGCTCAAGGACAGCGTTCCTGAAGTTTCGGCCAATCCGCTTGGCTCCATTGCGGAATGGATCCGCGTCCACCGCCGCGGCAACCTGGCCACGCCCGCTCCACTTCCCACCGCCGAGGTTCCCAGCGAACTGCCCGCGTTGCCCGAGGCGACCGTGCCTGCAGCGAAGCCGCCGTCCCGGCGGGACAGTGCGCTCGCTGCCGCCGTCGTGGTCGGTTTCGGCCTGCTGTTTGCAGCCATTATTGCGGCAGCGGCCATCCAACTGAGGCGCGCTGCCAGGAACCCCGCCGAGCTGCCGGAACAGCCGGATACCGGGGTGGTGAACCGGATTGATTCCGGGCGGAAAACCTAGTTCCCTAGCCTTCCGGACAGTTAGTGAAGATTTTCACAAACTGCGGTATCCTTGAACCTATGGCAACCACCCCAGAGCTCCAGGACCGTCCCAGGGTACTCGTCGTCGGCGGCGGGTACGTCGGCCTGTACGTAGCACTCAAACTGCAGAAGAAGATCGCGAATGCCGGTGGCATCGTCACCCTCGTGGATCCACTGCCCTACATGACCTACCAGCCCTTCCTGCCCGAGGTGGCCGGCGGCAACATCGAGGCCCGCCATGCCGTGGTCTCCCACCGCAAGCACCTCCAGCAGACTGAGCTGATCCAGGGCCGCGTCACTGCGATCGACCACGCCAACCGCACCGCGGTGGTGGCACCGGCCGACGGCGGAACGCCTTTCGAGGTTCCCTACTTCGACGTCGTCCTGGCCGCCGGCGCCATTACCCGCACCTTCCCCATCAAGGGCCTCGCGGACAAGGGCATCGGCCTGAAGACCATCGAGGAAGCTGTTGCCCTCCGCAACAAGCTCCTGGAGCGCATTGAACTGGCCTCCACCATGACCGATCCCGCTGCCCGCGCCAAAGCCCTCACCTTCGTGGTGGTGGGTGGCGGTTTTGCCGGTATCGAGTGCATCACCGAGATGGAGGACCTCGCCCGCGCCGCCGTCCGCAACAACCCCCGCATCAAGCAGGAGGAAGTCCGCTTCGTCCTGGTGGAAGCGATGGGCCGGATCATGCCGGAAGTAACCGCGAAGCAGGCCGAATGGGTTGTGGAGCACCTCCGCAGCCGCGGCATCGAGGTACTCCTGAACACCTCGCTGGACAGCGCTGAAGGCGCCCTCAAGCTCATCAACCTTCCGGACAAGACCCCGGCGCAGGAATTCGAAGCTGACACCCTCGTGTGGACCGCCGGCGTACAGGCCAACCCCATGGTCCGTTCCACCGACTTCCCGCTCGAGCCGCGCGGCCGCGTCCGCGTCCTGCCGGACCTGCGCATCGCCGGGGATGAAGGCATCGTCGACAACGCCTGGGCTGCGGGCGACGTCGCCGCTGTTCCGGACCTCACCGGCAAGGGCCTCCCGGACGGCACGTGCGTACCCAACGCCCAGCACGCGCTCCGCCAGGCCAAGCGCCTCGCCAAGAACCTGTGGGCCTCCCGCTGGGAGAAGCCGCTCAAGGACTACAAGCACAAGAACCTTGGCGCTGTTGCAGGCTTCGGCGAGTGGAAGGGTGTTGCCAACATCAACCTCCTGGGCAGCATCGGCCTCAAGGGCGGACTCGCCTGGCTGGCCCACCGCGGCTACCACGGCCTGGCCATGCCCACGTTTGAGCGCAAGTTCCGGGTGATCTTCAACTGGATCCTCAGCTTCTTCGCCGGCCGCGACACCACGCACCTGCTGGATCTGGACAACCCGCGCGGTGCCTTCGTGGCAGCAGCTACCCCGGCTCCCAAGCCGGCCGCCGCGCCAGCTGCGGACGCCGCACCGCCGGCAGGCGGCCCAGGCTCGGCGGAAAAGACGAAGGTCGATCCCAAGGAATCGGTTACGGCCAACGCCAAGTAGAACCGGTTCTGCCTTAGCGCACGACGGCGGCTGTCCCCTTCCGGGGACGGCCGCCGTTTGCGTCTGCGCGGCTGAGCCAGTGCCTCACCCGGTGCCCCATGCCGCCGCCCGCCGCCCGGCCGCCGCCCTGCCGCCGTCGTGCCCTGCGGCCTCCTAGACTGGCAGCATGACTGGCGAGACAAACCTCCAGGCCCTGCTCGCAGGAATGCACCCGGTGCAGCGCACGGGTGAATACGTCTACGTCCTATGGCCGCACGGGCGGCCCCTGGCACCCGGCATCGAAGCGGCGGTCCGCGAAGCCGAAGGCCTTACGGTGGTGATGACCCGAGCCGAGGCGGACCAGGAAGGGCTGTCCTACGACTTTGTGGGCGCCTGGATCACCTTGCAGATCCATTCCGCACTGGAAGCCGTGGGGCTGACTGCCGCAGTCAGCAAAGCCCTCACCGACGCCAGGATCAGCTGTAACGTATTCGCAGGCTTCCACCACGACCACCTGCTGGTACCGGTCGCCGACGCGCCTCGAGCCCTTGAGGTGCTGGCTGAACTCTCCACCGGCAGCCGGCAGCAGCGGGGGCCGGGACAGCCGCAGGAAGACGGACGGCCGCAGGATAATGCCCGGCCACTAGTGCCCGGGCTGCAACTGCGGGACGAAACCCCAGCCGACCGTGACGCGATCCTCGCCCTGGCGGCTGATGCGTTTGCCATTTCCCCCGCTACCGGCCTTCCCGCCGAGGGGGAGCCTGTGGAAGTTAAGGTGCTCCGCGAGCTGTTCGAGGCTAAGGAGTATCTTCCCGGCTTCAGCGTGGTGGCCGTGATCGACGGTGAGGTGGTCGGCCATGTCATCAGCACGCGCGGCTGGGTGGGCGATCGGGAACTCCTTGGCCTCGGTCCTATCGGCGTCACACCGCGGCTCCAGAGAAAGGGCATCGGCTCTGTGTTAATGAAGGAGACCATCGCCCGGGCCAACGCGGCAGGGGAGAGCGGCATAGTACTCCTTGGCAGCCCCGACTATTATCCGCGGTTTGGCTTCGTTCCTGCCGCCTCGCTGGGCGTCCTCCCGCCCGAGGATGCCTGGGGCGATCATTTCCAGCTCCTGCCGCTCGCGCTGTGGCCCGGCGGCGTTCACGGTGTCTTCCGGTATGCCGAACCGTTCACCCGTCTCTGACGGGATACCATGGACCCGTTGCCCCAGTAGCCCAATTGGCAGAGGCAGCGGACTTAAAATCCGCGTGTTGTGGGTTCGAGTCCCACCTGGGGTACAAACGGAGCCGGCCCTGGAGGCCGCGAAGAAGGAAGCCGTCTGCCTGTGCGGGCGGCTTCCTTCGTTTAATTTCGCATATGCAACGACTGTTATAAGGCTGTGACCTCAGTCACTTATCTTCGACTGGGATATGCATTAGCTTGAAGCTAACTCAGGAACACCTGATCCTCGGCGCAGCGGCGCCGGCACGTTCGTATCCCGTCATCCATGGGCCTGTTTCGGAAGGCAATTTTATGTACCGAAAGAAAGTCGTCACCTCGTTTGCCACAGCGGCTGCACTCAGCCTGCTGCTGACCTCCTGCGCCAATCAAGCAGGCCCCAGCACAGACGAGACTTCGTCAGCCGGAGGCAAGGTTGACGTTCCTGCCATTTCCAAGGTTGACGTTCCATCCGCAGCCGTCCTTCCTGCCGGAGATGGAAAGGCAACCTGCCCGGCGACCACCACGCTGGCTTATGCGGGTGCGCAAACAGGCCCCAACGCCCAATTGGGGGTGAACATCTTCAACGGCATCCAGTTGGCCATTAACCAGCACAACCAGGCGAATCCGGGCTGCCAGGTGCAGTTCAAGAAGTTCGACACGGAAGGTGACCCGAACAAGGCCACGGGACCTGTAACCCAGCTGGTCAGCGAAGACGCCATCGTCGGAGTCATCGGTCTCCCGTTCTCCGGCGAATCCAAGGCGACCGGCAATATTTTTGAACAGCGCGGACTGGTCCACATCACCCCGTCCGCGACGAATCCGTCCCTGACCGAGAACGGTTGGAGCACTTTCTTCCGCGGCCTGGGTAATGACGCCGTGCAGGGGCCGGCGGCAGCCAAGTTCCTAACCGGGAAACTGGGGGCCAAGAAGGTCTACCTGGTCCAGGATGACTCGGACTACGGCATCGGGCTGGCCACGTCCACCACCAAGGGACTCGGCGACGCCTTGGCTGGCTCGGACAAGGTGACCACCGGGCAGAAGGACTTCTCGGCGGTTATCTCAAAGATCATGAACGCCAAGGCCGACGCCGTCTTTTACTCCGGCTACTACGCCGAGGGCGCTCCGTTCATCCAGCAGCTCTCCGGCAAGGGCTTCACCGGTACCTTCGTTGCCCCCGACGGTGTCAAGGACGATCAGTTCATCAAGCAGGCGGGCGACGCTTCCAACGGCGCCTTCTTCACCTGCCCCTGCATCCCGGGCGAGCTGATCCCTGACTTCGCCTCAGCGTATAAAGAAGTTTCCAAGGGCGTTGACCCCGGAACGTACTCCATTGAGGGCTACGATGCAGCCACGGTACTCCTGTCCGGAATCGATGCCGGTAAGCAGTCACGGCAGGATCTGCTGGCCTGGGTCAAGTCCTACGACAAAGACGGGCTGAGCAAGCACTACAAGTGGGATGCCAAGGGAGAACTGCAGGCGCCTACGGTTTACGGCTACAAGGTCGAGAACGCCAAGATTGTTCCTGTTGGCCCCATCGGCGAGTAGCAACTCATGAATTCGGCTGTGGGGCCAGCAGACGCGGCCCCACAGCCTTTTCTTGATTCGGCGACAAAGAGACCACACCCATCATTGCCGGGCCGACGGCCGCGGGCTACTGGATCAGGACGTTCCCATGCTTCCCCTGCTTGTCCATTTACCCCCCATCGAAAATGACTGGATAACTTTTGATATTCCGTCTCTTCAGCAAAATTTCTGGAGTGCGACGTTCGACGGTTTGACGTTCGGAGCTATCTACGCGCTCGTGGCGCTGGGCTACACGCTGGTGTACGGCGTCTTGAACCTGATCAATTTCGCCCACTCGGAAGTATTCATCGTCGGCTGTTACGCCGTTTTCTTCACCCTCAGCAACCTGGGCTTCGGGCCTTCGGTTCCACGCCTGGGCTTCCTGGCGATCGTTCTTAACCTGCTGCTGGCGCTGGTGGTCGCAATGGCCGCCTCAGCGGTGACGGCCTTCCTGCTGGAAAGGATTGCCTATAAACCGCTGCGGAAGCGCAACGCCCCACGACTGGTGTTCCTGATCACCGCAATCGGCGCTTCATTCACCATCCAGTACCTGATCTACTTGTGGCGTGGACCGAGCCCCGAGCTTGCGCTGACCATGTTCCGGCCTACTCCCATCTTCGACGTCTTCGGAACGATCGTGGACTCGCAGCAGGTGCTCATCATCATTGCCGCCATCATCATGATGGTGGGCATTGAGCGGTTTATCAGCAAGTCCCGCACAGGCCGCGGGATCCGGGCCGTGGCCCAGGACCCGGATACGGCCACGTTGATGGGTGTGAACAAAGAGCGGATCATTATTACCACCTTCATTATCGGGGGTCTGTTGGCGGGAGCCGCCGCGTTGTTTTACGTCATGAAAATTCCATCCGGTGTCCAGTACAGCGGCGGTTTCATCCTCGGCATTAAGGCCTTTGCGGCTGCAGTCCTGGGCGGTATCGGCAACGTCCGGGGCGCACTCCTCGGCGGTCTTCTGCTGGGACTCATCGGCAACTACGGGCAGATCCTGCTGGGTAATTCCCAATGGACTGACGTGGTGGCATTCGTGGTCCTGGTCCTGGTGCTGCTACTGCGACCGCAGGGCATCCTGGGGACTTCCCTTGGAAGGAGCAAAGCATGAGCATGACTGACGGGCCCACGCCTCTTGAAACGGCGGCGGCCAAGCAGGCTGCCGTGGACCGTGAGGCCTCGGTATCGAGCCCGGGGAGAAGTGTCACACCGCGGGGCCGCCGCGGAGGCAAGGCTGGAGCGCTGTCTGAGCGCTGGAATGCGCTCTCGCGCCAGCAACAGTGGGCTTTCCTCATCGTGGTTGTGGTGCTGGCTTACCTTTTGCCATTGTTGAATCCGCCTATCATCACCACCGAACCAGGCAACAACTTTGCCCTGGCCTGCTTCGACATGGCGCGGTTCGCGCTGGTCGCTGTTGGACTGAACGTGGTGGTTGGATACGCAGGCCTGCTGGACCTGGGGTATGTGGCCTTCTTTGCAGTGGGCTCGTACTGTGCGGCGATGCTCACCAGCCCGGACTCGCCGTTCCTGCACATTCCGTACCTCTGGACCATCCCTGTGGCCATGGCGGTGACGATGTTTTTCGGCGTGGTGCTCGGCGTGCCGACACTCCGGCTGCGCGGTGATTACCTTGCCATCGTGACCCTCGGTTTCGGCGAAATCGTGCGGATCCTTGCCACAATTATCCCCGCAATGAAGGGCCAGGTGGGGTTCCAGAACGTGGGGCATCCGCCGGGGACAGCGGCGGACGGGTCTCCAATCTTTTCCAATTCCAATGGTGTGCCCTGGTATTGGCTGACCCTGACCATCATCATCATCATCACGCTCCTGGTGGGCAACCTCGAGCGGAGCCGCGTGGGACGGGCCTGGATTGCCATCCGGGAGGACGAGGACGCGGCTGAAATAATGGGCGTGCCGACCTTCAAATACAAGGTGTGGGCCTTCGCTATCGGCGCCGCCGTGGGCGGCCTTTCCGGCGCTTTGTTTGCGGGCCAGGTCGGATTTGTGAACAACCAAAAATTCGATGTCACCACTTCCATCCTTTTCCTTGCCGCCGTTGTACTGGGCGGGGCAGGCAACAAGGTGGGCGCCATCCTGGGCGGGGCACTGGTGAGCTATATCCCGTTGAGGTTCACGGCCATCGCCGAGTATAAGTACCTGATCTTCGGCATCGCGCTGGTGCTCATCATGATCTTCCGGTCGCAGGGCCTGCTGCCTGCCCGTCAACGGTTGCTCGCGTACGGTAGAACTGCCTTGAACAAGGCTTCGGGGAAAGACGGTAAGGGTCCGACGGCGGGCGGCAGCCGCCCTTCCAGCACCGCCACACCCACGGGCGCACAGAGAGAAGCGGAAGCATGAGTCCGGAAAAAGCGACTACCGGTTCCAGTGGCGCTGTCCCGGAACATCCGGCTGGGGACCAGTCCGTTTCCGTTGTCCACGGAATGGATATAGAAGCGCTGGCAGAGGCTGGCGTGGACCAGGATCTGGCGGAGAAGGTTGCCCCGGACCGTGAGATAGCGGTGGACGTCGGCGACAACATCGTTGAGGTTCAGAACCTCACTATCAAATTCGGCGGCCTGGTTGCGCTGGACAATATCAGTTTCAATATCAAACGCGGAGAGATCCTCGGACTGATCGGTCCGAACGGGGCGGGAAAGACCACCTGCTTCAATGCAATGACGGGCGTCTACCGGCCCTCCAGCGGAAGCGTGATGCTTGAAGGCCAGTCTCTGAATGGCCTCAAGCAACACAAAATCACGCGGCTGGGCCTCTCACGCACGTTCCAGAACATCAGGCTGTTTGGCGAGATGACGGCGCTCGAAAACGTGGTGGTGGGCCTGGACGCCCGCCACCGGACCAGTGTGGGTGGAGCGTTGCTGCGCCTGCCCACCCACATCAGGGAGGAAAAGTCCGCCATCGAACGGGGGATGGCGCTCCTGGACTTCGTCGGCATCGCCGACCACGCCCACTTCCTGTCCCGCCAC
This genomic interval from Arthrobacter sp. SLBN-100 contains the following:
- a CDS encoding Ppx/GppA phosphatase family protein; the encoded protein is MTRVAAIDCGTNSIRLLIADIGHSNGTTTLTDVVREMRVVRLGQGVDATGELAPEALERTFAATADYARLIREHEAVEVRFVATSASRDARNRDVFVDGIRALLGVEPEVISGDEEAALSFSGASSVLPILDGQEVLVVDLGGGSTEFVLGTAAGVTAAKSVDIGCVRLTERHLRQDPPTAEQIAAAQADVDDAIARARQDVPLERATAVVGVAGSITTITAHALRLPKYSPDEIHGTGLPLDTIRAAANDLLAMDRAHRAALPYMHPGRVDVIGAGGLVWGRILERLAELTGGRISTATASEHDILDGIALSIG
- a CDS encoding FtsB family cell division protein; amino-acid sequence: MATRRPKVPKVASPRSGPPQATHETTDGADVIRADFGSGKGKPGAGPAGHEASAPIAGAARDNRRTALADKAPGPHPAKGSHQVKGFDAGRKGSGAEGTSPAAGTGAAEEQQQPVPAKAFSGRMLALAVVMIAITIMLAPTVKIFFDKRAEIAALNADIAAREAEGNSLRQQVSRWQDPNYVKQQARDRINMVMPGETGYWVFGSDLPAGESSSPTGAAAQDPADLPWVDSLWESITRAATD
- a CDS encoding DUF501 domain-containing protein — encoded protein: MEPHTAAARDESRQPSAHDLEVLSRQLGRPVRDVVEIPARCVCGNPLVAATAPRLGNGTPFPTTFYLTHPVITSAVSRLEAAGVMNEMNEQLSGDEELAAAYLSAHEAYLAARAAIGERSGIGAVPEIDGISAGGMPTRVKCLHVLVGHSLAAGPGVNPLGDQAIAAISDWWTADRCYCDGAWDTSGEAPSRDLSRHGPQGLPDIVGRPAPVRKTSGTTGAAT
- the eno gene encoding phosphopyruvate hydratase, which produces MALIDAIHAREILDSRGNPTVEVEVLLSDGQIGRAAVPSGASTGEHEAVELRDGDKGRYLGKGVQKAVDAIIDQIAPALTGFDATDQRSIDQAMLDLDGTPNKGKLGANAILGVSLAVANAAAASADLPLYKYLGGPNAHVLPVPLMNILNGGSHADSDVDIQEFMVVPLGAETFSEGLRWGVEVYHALKSVLKEKGLATGLGDEGGFAPNLPSNRAALDLIQEAIKNAGYTPGKDIALALDVASSEFFTDGAYQFEGKSLTSAEMSAYYTELVADYPLVSIEDPLDENDWDGWKTLTDSIGDKVQLVGDDLFVTNPSILQRGIDTKTANSLLVKVNQIGSLTETLDAVSLAQRAGYTTITSHRSGETEDTTIADISVATNAGQIKTGAPARSERVAKYNQLLRIEEELDDAARYAGRSAFPRFKG
- a CDS encoding N-acetyltransferase; translated protein: MTGETNLQALLAGMHPVQRTGEYVYVLWPHGRPLAPGIEAAVREAEGLTVVMTRAEADQEGLSYDFVGAWITLQIHSALEAVGLTAAVSKALTDARISCNVFAGFHHDHLLVPVADAPRALEVLAELSTGSRQQRGPGQPQEDGRPQDNARPLVPGLQLRDETPADRDAILALAADAFAISPATGLPAEGEPVEVKVLRELFEAKEYLPGFSVVAVIDGEVVGHVISTRGWVGDRELLGLGPIGVTPRLQRKGIGSVLMKETIARANAAGESGIVLLGSPDYYPRFGFVPAASLGVLPPEDAWGDHFQLLPLALWPGGVHGVFRYAEPFTRL
- a CDS encoding S8 family serine peptidase translates to MQKHEPGKTPSPGRAGAALLALLLAACCLGTGLFAAPAAHADEWRDKQYWLAESGITKAWEVSKGAGVKVAVIDSGVDAKHPDLKGAVVGGYDASGSGQPDGQKVVGSKTEHGTLVATMLAGRGHQPADATASPSPGPAALPPDGIVGVAPEAQILSVSTWLGSTNPSGKSDQDQIPEAVRWAVDNGAKVINISLGSTTPQWPQSWDAAFLYAEQKDVVIVAAAGNRVGGNIQVGAPATIPGVLTVAGLDRKGTASVDASSQGISIGVAAPAENLLGGVPGGSYAEWAGTSGSTPIVAGVAALIRSKWPDMTAKQVINRIVATAKDAGAPGKDPLYGFGVLNAEAALKDSVPEVSANPLGSIAEWIRVHRRGNLATPAPLPTAEVPSELPALPEATVPAAKPPSRRDSALAAAVVVGFGLLFAAIIAAAAIQLRRAARNPAELPEQPDTGVVNRIDSGRKT
- a CDS encoding NAD(P)/FAD-dependent oxidoreductase, with amino-acid sequence MATTPELQDRPRVLVVGGGYVGLYVALKLQKKIANAGGIVTLVDPLPYMTYQPFLPEVAGGNIEARHAVVSHRKHLQQTELIQGRVTAIDHANRTAVVAPADGGTPFEVPYFDVVLAAGAITRTFPIKGLADKGIGLKTIEEAVALRNKLLERIELASTMTDPAARAKALTFVVVGGGFAGIECITEMEDLARAAVRNNPRIKQEEVRFVLVEAMGRIMPEVTAKQAEWVVEHLRSRGIEVLLNTSLDSAEGALKLINLPDKTPAQEFEADTLVWTAGVQANPMVRSTDFPLEPRGRVRVLPDLRIAGDEGIVDNAWAAGDVAAVPDLTGKGLPDGTCVPNAQHALRQAKRLAKNLWASRWEKPLKDYKHKNLGAVAGFGEWKGVANINLLGSIGLKGGLAWLAHRGYHGLAMPTFERKFRVIFNWILSFFAGRDTTHLLDLDNPRGAFVAAATPAPKPAAAPAADAAPPAGGPGSAEKTKVDPKESVTANAK
- a CDS encoding branched-chain amino acid ABC transporter substrate-binding protein yields the protein MYRKKVVTSFATAAALSLLLTSCANQAGPSTDETSSAGGKVDVPAISKVDVPSAAVLPAGDGKATCPATTTLAYAGAQTGPNAQLGVNIFNGIQLAINQHNQANPGCQVQFKKFDTEGDPNKATGPVTQLVSEDAIVGVIGLPFSGESKATGNIFEQRGLVHITPSATNPSLTENGWSTFFRGLGNDAVQGPAAAKFLTGKLGAKKVYLVQDDSDYGIGLATSTTKGLGDALAGSDKVTTGQKDFSAVISKIMNAKADAVFYSGYYAEGAPFIQQLSGKGFTGTFVAPDGVKDDQFIKQAGDASNGAFFTCPCIPGELIPDFASAYKEVSKGVDPGTYSIEGYDAATVLLSGIDAGKQSRQDLLAWVKSYDKDGLSKHYKWDAKGELQAPTVYGYKVENAKIVPVGPIGE